The following proteins come from a genomic window of Sporosarcina sp. 6E9:
- a CDS encoding fatty acid desaturase has product MSKEKTMKLHKNVAPFAKSDKKKSIIQLINTIPPLLIFWFLAYQSLSVSFWLMLPFAIIAAGFVIRTFIIFHDCTHGSFFRNRKANDIVGTITGVLTLFAYSKWKREHAIHHASSSNLDKRGVGDIWVMTVDEYVAASKWTRFTYRLYRNPLVMFGIGPLFLVLISSRFNRKDARQKERNNTYLTNAILVVLYTLLILLIGWQAFVIVQGTIMFVAGALGIWLFYIQHTFEDSYFEEESEWDYVKAAVDGSSYYKLPKVLQWATGNIGFHHVHHLSPRVPNYNLEVAHESVPPLHNATTITIKTSLESLKYKLYDPKKKGFVTFGEVKSMVRKASRSIDLKPKRTSFEGK; this is encoded by the coding sequence ATGAGTAAAGAAAAAACAATGAAATTACACAAAAATGTTGCCCCTTTTGCAAAGTCTGATAAAAAGAAAAGTATCATTCAATTAATAAACACGATTCCACCGCTATTGATCTTTTGGTTTTTAGCGTATCAAAGTTTGTCGGTGTCATTCTGGTTGATGCTCCCGTTTGCGATTATCGCGGCAGGATTCGTCATTCGAACATTCATCATATTCCATGACTGTACGCATGGATCATTTTTCAGAAATCGAAAAGCAAATGATATCGTCGGAACCATTACAGGTGTTTTAACACTATTCGCCTATTCAAAATGGAAACGCGAGCATGCAATCCATCACGCTTCAAGTTCAAATCTTGATAAGCGCGGTGTAGGTGATATTTGGGTTATGACTGTTGATGAATACGTAGCAGCATCGAAATGGACGCGTTTTACGTATCGTTTGTATCGTAATCCACTCGTCATGTTTGGAATTGGACCGTTATTTCTTGTCCTGATTTCAAGCCGTTTCAACCGAAAAGACGCGAGACAAAAAGAACGTAACAATACGTATCTGACCAACGCAATTCTCGTTGTACTATATACGCTGTTGATTTTATTAATCGGATGGCAAGCGTTTGTCATCGTTCAAGGAACAATCATGTTTGTAGCAGGAGCTCTAGGCATTTGGTTGTTTTATATTCAACATACGTTTGAGGACTCTTACTTTGAAGAAGAGTCGGAATGGGATTATGTGAAAGCTGCTGTCGACGGAAGTTCGTACTATAAACTCCCGAAAGTATTGCAGTGGGCGACTGGAAACATTGGTTTCCACCACGTTCATCACTTATCGCCACGCGTACCGAATTACAACTTAGAAGTCGCGCATGAATCTGTACCACCACTTCATAACGCAACGACCATCACTATTAAAACAAGTTTAGAATCGCTAAAATACAAACTTTATGATCCGAAGAAAAAAGGATTCGTTACATTTGGTGAAGTGAAAAGCATGGTGCGAAAAGCGAGTCGCTCCATTGATTTAAAACCGAAACGCACAAGTTTCGAAGGGAAATAA
- a CDS encoding amidohydrolase: protein MVYIKNAKIYTGTGKVIEGTIFIKNGKFADIGSTINIPEGARVVDVNSKIITPGLIDVHSHLGLTEQGIGQDGQDVNETSSASTPQVNAIDGINPADTGFEDARRFGVTTVQVMPGSANVIGGEMVVVKTVGKVVDEMIVKNPSGLKAATGENPKRVYGSKGKMPTTRMGLAARLRENLIEAQNYIEDRKTNTCGRDLGLENIAKVLRKEIPLRVHAHRADDIATVLRIKKEFGINLTIEHCTEGHQIADFIAQHDVRVSVGPTMSPRSKTELSDKGWNTILTLSEAGIPVSITTDHPVIAIEHLMTSAILAVKNGFSEGKALEAITLNAAKHIGVEDRVGSIEKGKDADFVIWNGDPFDLRSTIETTYIEGKVVYQK from the coding sequence ATGGTATACATAAAAAATGCAAAGATTTACACGGGAACAGGCAAAGTGATTGAGGGAACTATTTTTATTAAAAATGGAAAGTTTGCTGATATTGGATCGACAATCAATATTCCCGAGGGAGCAAGGGTTGTGGATGTCAATAGTAAAATCATTACACCTGGACTGATAGACGTTCATTCGCATCTTGGGTTAACTGAGCAAGGGATCGGTCAAGATGGTCAAGATGTAAATGAAACCAGTTCAGCATCCACGCCACAAGTAAACGCGATTGACGGGATTAACCCGGCCGATACCGGATTTGAAGACGCGAGACGTTTCGGCGTAACGACCGTACAAGTCATGCCTGGCAGCGCGAACGTCATCGGTGGTGAAATGGTTGTCGTAAAAACAGTTGGAAAAGTTGTCGATGAAATGATTGTGAAAAATCCTTCAGGGTTGAAAGCGGCTACGGGGGAAAATCCAAAACGTGTTTATGGCAGTAAAGGCAAAATGCCGACAACCCGAATGGGATTGGCAGCACGCCTTCGTGAAAACCTAATTGAAGCGCAAAATTACATCGAAGATCGAAAAACGAATACATGTGGTCGTGATCTTGGTCTAGAAAATATTGCGAAAGTATTACGTAAAGAAATCCCGCTACGCGTTCATGCGCATCGTGCGGACGATATCGCAACCGTTTTGCGTATTAAAAAAGAATTTGGTATAAATTTAACGATTGAGCATTGCACGGAAGGCCATCAAATTGCTGATTTCATCGCGCAACACGATGTCAGAGTTTCTGTTGGACCGACAATGTCCCCTCGTTCGAAAACGGAGTTGTCCGATAAAGGATGGAACACAATCCTTACACTTTCTGAAGCAGGCATTCCAGTTTCCATCACGACCGATCATCCGGTTATTGCAATTGAGCATTTAATGACGAGCGCTATTCTTGCGGTGAAAAATGGATTTTCAGAGGGGAAAGCATTGGAAGCAATTACCCTGAATGCGGCGAAACATATCGGTGTTGAAGATCGTGTCGGTTCGATTGAAAAAGGAAAAGATGCTGATTTCGTTATTTGGAATGGCGATCCTTTTGATCTGCGCTCAACAATCGAAACGACTTATATAGAAGGAAAAGTTGTTTACCAAAAATAA
- the ytxJ gene encoding bacillithiol system redox-active protein YtxJ has translation MKELHTIEEWEDVLAKSKDEPILLLKHSTTCPISTTAFNRVENFETDLPKFWLKVRETRPVSNEIESTLGVEHQSPQLFILNKGEAVWNASHTVITDNEINRGLKENSID, from the coding sequence ATGAAAGAGCTACATACAATTGAGGAATGGGAAGACGTTTTGGCAAAATCGAAGGACGAGCCTATCCTGCTTCTGAAACATAGTACAACCTGTCCGATCAGTACAACGGCATTTAATCGGGTCGAGAATTTTGAAACGGATCTTCCGAAATTTTGGTTGAAAGTTCGTGAAACGCGCCCGGTTTCCAATGAAATCGAAAGCACTTTAGGTGTTGAACACCAGTCTCCGCAACTATTCATTTTGAATAAAGGGGAAGCGGTTTGGAACGCATCTCATACTGTCATTACAGACAATGAAATCAATAGAGGTTTGAAAGAAAATAGCATCGATTAA
- a CDS encoding glycerol-3-phosphate acyltransferase translates to MVLFSLLISSYLLGNLLSASLLSRYYYKEDIRIKGSGNPGARNAGRLYGKKAFVAIFIGDALKGVLVVLAARLFGFDQLIELLVLLAVVAGHVYPILFKFRGGKGVSTLIGGLLVFSPLVFAVFVGVFAVLYLFMKNFTAAGISAIISLPIILLAFSYHTPFILFACLLSGIILIAHREDLRMMRQTGN, encoded by the coding sequence ATGGTGTTGTTTAGTTTGCTAATCAGCTCGTATTTACTGGGAAACCTATTATCGGCTTCCTTGCTGAGCAGGTATTATTACAAAGAAGACATCCGCATTAAAGGTAGCGGAAATCCTGGAGCCCGTAATGCAGGCCGGCTTTATGGTAAGAAAGCGTTTGTAGCGATATTCATCGGCGATGCACTGAAAGGTGTCCTCGTTGTCTTAGCCGCTCGACTTTTTGGCTTTGATCAGCTCATTGAACTTCTTGTACTACTTGCTGTCGTAGCAGGACATGTCTATCCAATCCTGTTCAAGTTCCGTGGTGGAAAAGGCGTATCGACCTTGATTGGCGGTCTTCTCGTATTCAGCCCACTCGTATTTGCTGTGTTTGTAGGTGTTTTCGCTGTCTTATACCTGTTCATGAAGAATTTCACTGCAGCCGGAATTAGCGCAATAATTTCATTACCAATTATTTTGCTCGCATTTTCTTATCATACCCCATTTATTCTGTTCGCATGTTTACTCAGCGGAATTATTCTAATCGCTCATCGCGAGGACTTACGAATGATGCGCCAAACAGGGAACTAG
- a CDS encoding phosphatase PAP2 family protein: MKQLSLRFLIAFILCIGFGILFGYFSTTIGVDSLSSFDSIIINAIQGLETPWLTTIMTIFTWIGSGYVVAPITVIAAILLYFVFKKRHQAFLLVVVIAGTVTFNHLLKLYFKRERPVIHRIMDANGYSFPSGHTMMAFSLYVIIAYIAWRNIETRLGKVLLIVFAAFMIIMIGTSRIYLGVHFPSDVAGGLMASGFWVTIAVTVYALYQRR; the protein is encoded by the coding sequence ATGAAACAACTTTCACTCAGATTTTTAATTGCTTTTATATTATGTATTGGGTTCGGAATATTATTTGGCTATTTTTCAACGACCATTGGAGTTGATTCCCTATCAAGTTTCGATTCCATCATAATCAATGCGATTCAAGGACTTGAAACACCTTGGCTTACGACCATTATGACTATTTTCACGTGGATTGGTTCAGGATATGTTGTAGCCCCGATTACAGTAATTGCTGCTATATTATTGTATTTTGTTTTTAAAAAGCGTCATCAAGCATTTCTACTCGTTGTCGTGATTGCAGGAACCGTTACTTTTAATCATCTTTTAAAATTGTATTTCAAACGGGAACGTCCGGTAATTCATCGAATCATGGACGCCAATGGCTATAGCTTTCCTAGCGGACATACGATGATGGCATTCAGTCTTTATGTCATTATCGCTTATATTGCATGGCGAAATATAGAGACGAGATTGGGAAAGGTTCTGCTGATTGTATTTGCCGCGTTTATGATAATCATGATTGGGACAAGCCGAATCTATCTGGGTGTTCATTTCCCAAGTGATGTTGCTGGCGGGCTGATGGCGAGTGGGTTTTGGGTGACGATTGCTGTTACGGTTTACGCGCTATATCAAAGGCGATAG
- a CDS encoding VOC family protein, with protein MTYQNQKITPLLMFNGNAEEAMTFYTTIFEDAEIRSILHQENGLVMHAIFTMNGQTFMAIDNGNENDIPSTSALSLFVTCATEQEIDTIFKKLAEDGKILIDLAPSPFSVKFAWVEDQYGVSWQLNLETQ; from the coding sequence ATGACTTATCAAAATCAAAAAATCACGCCGTTATTAATGTTCAATGGCAATGCGGAAGAAGCGATGACCTTTTACACGACGATTTTTGAAGATGCGGAAATACGAAGTATTCTTCATCAAGAAAACGGTCTGGTCATGCACGCAATTTTTACAATGAACGGTCAAACATTCATGGCAATTGATAACGGGAACGAAAATGACATTCCTTCCACATCCGCGTTATCTTTATTTGTGACGTGCGCAACTGAACAAGAAATCGATACCATCTTCAAAAAATTAGCTGAAGACGGGAAGATTCTAATAGATTTAGCCCCGTCTCCATTTAGCGTGAAATTCGCTTGGGTAGAAGATCAGTACGGCGTTTCATGGCAATTAAACCTTGAAACCCAATAA
- a CDS encoding MGMT family protein, protein MNLFTKRVVHIIQAIPPGYVMSYGQVAAAAGNPRGARQVVRILHSMSEKHELPWHRIINAKGEISFSGKDQRGLLEAEGVEFSLNGKIDLARYRWFPLDAEDG, encoded by the coding sequence ATGAATTTATTTACAAAGCGCGTCGTTCATATTATTCAAGCGATTCCTCCGGGATATGTCATGTCGTATGGACAAGTCGCGGCGGCTGCCGGAAATCCACGGGGCGCACGGCAAGTTGTTCGGATCCTTCATTCGATGAGTGAAAAACACGAACTTCCTTGGCATCGAATTATTAATGCAAAAGGAGAAATTTCTTTCTCTGGAAAAGACCAACGGGGATTACTTGAGGCAGAAGGTGTGGAATTTAGTCTCAACGGGAAAATTGACTTGGCTCGTTATCGTTGGTTTCCGCTTGATGCAGAGGACGGATAA
- the mscL gene encoding large conductance mechanosensitive channel protein MscL, giving the protein MWKDFKEFAFQGNVFDLAVAVVIGAAFGKIVSSLVENIITPLIGMVSGGIDVSGMHKKYFNADFTYGEFLQSVIDFLIVAFVIFLVIRLLSKFKKKEEAVEEVEEIDAQEALLIEIRDLLKEQKMQ; this is encoded by the coding sequence ATGTGGAAAGACTTTAAAGAGTTCGCATTTCAAGGAAACGTATTTGATCTAGCTGTTGCGGTTGTAATTGGTGCAGCATTCGGAAAGATTGTGTCTTCATTAGTAGAAAATATTATTACGCCTCTTATCGGCATGGTATCAGGTGGCATTGATGTCTCGGGCATGCATAAAAAATATTTCAATGCAGATTTTACATACGGTGAATTCTTACAATCTGTCATTGACTTCTTGATAGTTGCCTTCGTTATTTTCTTGGTGATCCGTTTGCTTTCGAAATTCAAGAAGAAAGAGGAAGCCGTGGAAGAAGTCGAAGAAATCGATGCACAAGAAGCGCTTCTAATAGAAATTCGTGACTTGTTGAAAGAGCAAAAAATGCAATAA
- a CDS encoding TldD/PmbA family protein, whose amino-acid sequence MMTIHEFQEKLLSEAVNANFKEAEIFYKKTESFQCMIFEGEIDTYETSVEGGLGFRGLHNGKMGYAYTEKIEEASIPFLIESAIANADVLDEDDGTDIFEGSDSYNDHGFYSEELANIPTAEKIELIKSIEKKVLAYDPRITTVNYCVLQEFSEDRMMANNKGLSLNEKKNGILVFISAVVKEGDEMKTGMTFEMTRDYQSLDADRIAKEVAEEALSHLGEKSIPTKKYPVIMRYDAAASLLATFTAIFSAENTQKDQSLLKGKVGTEIASSVFTLIDDPFHAESIMGANFDGEGVATKKQTIVSNGKLETLLHNRKTAKKDGVETTGHAHKESYKGTLSVAPINLYIAPGVKSKQELIESVEEGVLITDLAGLHSGASTISGDFSVAATGFYIKDGKVASPVKQMTIAGNYYEYMKNIVETGSDLEFAPGGFGSPSLLVKELSVTVD is encoded by the coding sequence ATGATGACGATTCATGAATTTCAAGAGAAGTTGTTGTCTGAAGCGGTGAACGCTAATTTCAAGGAAGCTGAAATTTTTTATAAAAAGACGGAATCATTCCAATGCATGATTTTTGAAGGGGAAATCGATACTTACGAAACTTCTGTAGAAGGTGGGCTCGGATTTCGGGGGCTTCATAACGGAAAAATGGGTTATGCATACACGGAAAAAATAGAGGAAGCATCGATTCCTTTCTTAATCGAAAGCGCGATTGCCAATGCCGATGTTCTTGATGAAGATGACGGCACCGACATTTTTGAAGGTAGCGATAGTTATAACGACCATGGATTTTACAGTGAAGAACTTGCGAATATCCCGACTGCTGAAAAGATTGAGCTGATTAAGTCCATCGAAAAGAAAGTTCTCGCTTACGATCCGCGCATCACTACAGTTAATTATTGCGTGTTGCAAGAGTTTTCAGAAGACCGCATGATGGCGAACAACAAAGGCCTTTCATTGAATGAAAAGAAGAACGGGATTCTTGTTTTCATTTCAGCCGTTGTTAAAGAAGGCGATGAAATGAAAACAGGCATGACTTTTGAGATGACGCGAGACTATCAATCACTTGATGCTGATCGAATCGCAAAAGAAGTTGCGGAAGAAGCTTTATCTCATTTAGGTGAAAAATCGATTCCGACAAAGAAATACCCGGTCATTATGAGATATGATGCTGCTGCGTCTTTACTTGCTACATTTACAGCCATATTTTCAGCTGAAAACACGCAAAAAGATCAGTCTTTATTAAAAGGAAAAGTCGGCACGGAAATCGCATCTTCAGTTTTCACATTGATCGATGACCCGTTTCACGCTGAATCAATTATGGGGGCGAATTTTGACGGGGAAGGCGTTGCGACTAAAAAACAAACCATCGTTTCGAACGGAAAACTTGAAACGCTTCTTCATAACCGGAAAACAGCTAAAAAAGACGGTGTAGAAACGACGGGGCATGCGCATAAAGAATCCTACAAAGGAACACTTTCTGTTGCGCCGATTAATCTGTATATTGCACCTGGCGTCAAAAGTAAGCAGGAACTAATCGAATCAGTGGAGGAAGGCGTTCTTATCACAGATTTAGCCGGTCTACATTCGGGAGCCAGCACAATTTCGGGCGATTTCTCGGTTGCGGCTACGGGTTTCTATATTAAAGACGGAAAAGTAGCGTCGCCGGTGAAGCAAATGACGATTGCCGGAAACTACTATGAGTATATGAAAAACATTGTAGAAACAGGTTCAGATTTAGAATTTGCGCCGGGCGGTTTTGGCTCGCCGTCACTGCTTGTGAAAGAGCTTTCTGTCACTGTTGATTAA
- a CDS encoding TldD/PmbA family protein, whose amino-acid sequence MIKQSIIENVIEVALSTGGDFAEVFVEDRYANTLALQDNKIERSISGRDFGIGIRIFSGLQNVYTYTTDFSEEGLIKAAKKAALAIKGGGSGTIHPLQKEIIKPIHTIAQMPQTVKHAGRAAVMKKANDIARNYDERIQQVGLRYIDEEQNILIANSEGKFVEDTRVYSRLAIQATASDGVELQTGFYGPGAHAGFEFIENLDLDYYAGEAARIAVTMLEADECPSGKFPVIIDNEFGGVIFHEACGHGLEATSVAKNNSVFANRIGEKVAPDIVTYIDDGTLPNEWGSLNIDDEGEKTRKNILIEDGILKGYLIDKFNARRMNAEATGSSRRESYRFNPTSRMTNTYIAPGKSKPEDIIASTENGIYAKYMGGGSVNPATGDYNFAVSEAYLVKNGKIDRPVRGATLIGNGAKTLQKVDMVGNNLAHGAGMCGSISGSLPVNVGQPMIRVSEITVGGTKGE is encoded by the coding sequence ATGATTAAACAATCCATTATCGAAAATGTAATCGAGGTCGCATTATCGACGGGCGGCGATTTTGCTGAGGTGTTTGTGGAGGATCGCTATGCAAACACATTGGCACTACAAGACAATAAAATTGAAAGAAGTATATCGGGACGCGATTTCGGTATCGGAATTCGAATTTTTTCGGGCCTTCAAAACGTGTATACATACACAACCGATTTTTCGGAAGAAGGATTAATAAAGGCGGCTAAAAAAGCAGCGTTGGCGATAAAAGGTGGGGGAAGTGGCACCATTCATCCGCTTCAAAAAGAAATTATCAAGCCAATCCACACGATTGCACAAATGCCGCAAACGGTAAAGCACGCCGGGAGGGCGGCTGTGATGAAAAAAGCGAATGATATTGCACGAAATTACGATGAGCGCATTCAACAAGTCGGCTTGCGCTATATTGACGAGGAACAAAACATACTCATCGCAAACTCCGAAGGAAAGTTCGTGGAAGACACGCGGGTTTATAGTCGATTGGCGATTCAAGCGACGGCATCTGATGGTGTAGAATTGCAAACTGGCTTTTACGGACCGGGCGCCCATGCGGGTTTTGAGTTTATTGAAAACCTGGACCTTGATTATTATGCGGGCGAGGCGGCGCGTATTGCGGTGACGATGCTTGAAGCCGATGAATGTCCGAGTGGGAAATTTCCTGTCATTATTGACAATGAATTCGGCGGCGTTATTTTTCATGAAGCATGTGGCCATGGCCTTGAAGCGACTTCCGTAGCGAAAAACAACTCGGTCTTCGCAAATAGAATCGGTGAAAAAGTGGCGCCGGATATCGTGACGTATATCGATGACGGGACACTTCCGAATGAATGGGGTTCGCTCAATATTGATGATGAAGGTGAGAAGACGCGTAAAAATATTCTTATTGAAGATGGTATTTTGAAAGGTTATCTCATCGATAAATTCAACGCACGCCGTATGAATGCGGAAGCAACAGGTTCTTCGCGCCGTGAATCGTACAGGTTTAATCCGACATCACGGATGACAAACACCTATATCGCGCCTGGGAAATCAAAACCTGAAGATATTATTGCGTCAACGGAAAATGGAATTTATGCGAAATATATGGGGGGCGGCTCGGTGAATCCGGCAACAGGCGACTATAACTTTGCGGTTTCAGAAGCCTATCTTGTGAAAAACGGAAAAATCGACCGACCTGTCCGCGGTGCAACATTAATCGGGAATGGTGCAAAGACGCTGCAAAAAGTTGATATGGTCGGGAACAATCTTGCGCACGGAGCGGGAATGTGCGGATCAATCAGTGGAAGCTTGCCTGTAAACGTCGGCCAGCCGATGATTCGAGTCAGTGAAATAACTGTCGGCGGGACAAAGGGGGAATAA
- a CDS encoding nuclease-related domain-containing protein, with the protein MIVKTGSTPYKLFGLEALKRRLPPSRSKEIDFDEKIRIANAGINGEKVLEAIFNKYKLTFDHAIYHGMNLRSTGKFQVDNLFLSRQGVFILEVKNIKGRIRFSEETNQMIRTLDTGQVDAFECPSVQLERNRYLLEDWFHSRNFSIPIHTAVVFPNPRQLVENTRPHLNILFPNEVPTMLRKRDSNPPVIDLKTFRRVANELLDAHKDYNPFPICKSYQIKPDEIRSGVQCEKCGSLGMQRIVKGWGCNTCRHISKTAHIQAITDWFMLVSETMNNSECREFLHIPNNYTASRLLGELPLEADGVNRGRFYRFPLERMR; encoded by the coding sequence ATGATAGTTAAAACAGGATCAACCCCGTATAAATTGTTCGGATTAGAAGCATTAAAACGTCGATTACCGCCAAGTCGTTCCAAGGAAATTGACTTTGACGAAAAAATTCGAATAGCCAACGCAGGAATAAACGGAGAAAAAGTTCTAGAAGCGATCTTCAATAAATACAAGTTAACATTTGACCATGCCATTTACCACGGGATGAACCTAAGATCCACGGGGAAATTTCAAGTAGACAATTTATTTTTGTCTCGGCAAGGTGTTTTTATTTTAGAAGTGAAAAACATTAAAGGTCGTATTCGTTTTTCGGAAGAAACAAATCAAATGATACGAACCCTAGACACTGGTCAGGTAGATGCATTTGAATGCCCGTCCGTACAATTGGAACGCAATCGTTATCTTCTTGAGGATTGGTTTCATAGTAGAAATTTTTCCATACCCATTCATACAGCGGTAGTCTTTCCTAATCCAAGGCAGCTCGTTGAAAATACCCGCCCCCACCTGAACATTCTATTTCCAAATGAAGTCCCAACCATGCTTAGAAAACGAGATTCAAACCCGCCTGTTATAGACCTTAAAACCTTTAGACGTGTTGCTAATGAATTGTTAGATGCCCATAAAGATTATAATCCTTTTCCGATATGCAAAAGCTATCAAATTAAACCAGATGAAATTAGAAGTGGCGTCCAATGTGAAAAATGCGGGTCACTAGGAATGCAACGTATCGTAAAGGGGTGGGGGTGTAACACTTGCCGTCATATTAGTAAAACTGCCCACATCCAAGCGATAACTGATTGGTTTATGCTTGTAAGCGAAACCATGAATAATAGCGAGTGCAGGGAGTTTTTACATATTCCAAATAACTACACGGCTAGTAGATTATTGGGCGAACTTCCACTTGAAGCTGACGGCGTGAACAGGGGAAGATTTTATCGCTTTCCTTTGGAACGTATGAGGTAG
- a CDS encoding ABC transporter permease, with translation MLKLIQNEWMKLWHKKATWIMAILLVVAIIGLSGLTKLSERFTDTTWIEEMEADVVQMDEQLASPDLTDDERAEIEAEKQGLVETIVMNEEWSQPGSRERTIVDAYGTMSLVTLFTIIASAGILASEFSQGTIKMLLSRPVKRWKILTSKYLTILLFGLLLTVLVYVFTIISAFIFFPSAEGNSIIWSGSDLALSAIWGKSAYMMFLSLINVFMISTFAFMVGSVFRSTSLAVGLSIFLFFSGTMIVLFLERFEIAKYIFFAHDLTQYELGFKMLDSNTMGFSVVVVSVYAILFLAISYLTFNKRDVTA, from the coding sequence TTGCTGAAGCTCATACAAAATGAATGGATGAAATTATGGCATAAAAAAGCGACTTGGATTATGGCCATACTACTTGTTGTCGCCATTATAGGACTTTCTGGACTTACAAAACTGTCCGAACGATTTACAGACACGACTTGGATTGAGGAGATGGAAGCAGATGTTGTTCAAATGGACGAACAACTTGCATCACCTGATTTAACGGATGATGAACGAGCTGAAATAGAGGCCGAGAAGCAAGGTTTAGTAGAAACGATTGTTATGAACGAAGAATGGAGTCAACCAGGAAGTCGTGAAAGAACCATCGTTGATGCATACGGGACCATGTCGCTTGTCACGTTGTTCACGATTATTGCTTCAGCTGGTATCTTGGCGTCCGAGTTTTCACAAGGGACGATAAAGATGTTGTTATCAAGACCCGTGAAACGGTGGAAGATATTAACCTCTAAGTATTTAACGATTTTATTGTTCGGATTGTTATTAACCGTACTCGTGTATGTATTTACCATCATCAGCGCATTTATCTTTTTCCCGTCAGCGGAAGGTAATTCAATTATTTGGAGCGGCTCAGATTTGGCATTGTCGGCGATTTGGGGCAAGTCAGCCTATATGATGTTCTTATCGCTTATCAATGTGTTCATGATTTCAACGTTTGCCTTCATGGTCGGATCGGTTTTCCGTTCTACCTCATTGGCGGTTGGTTTATCGATTTTCTTATTTTTCTCAGGCACGATGATTGTTTTGTTCCTGGAGAGATTTGAAATTGCGAAGTATATCTTCTTTGCCCATGATTTGACGCAATATGAGCTTGGTTTCAAAATGTTAGATAGCAACACGATGGGGTTCTCGGTCGTAGTTGTGAGTGTGTATGCCATTTTGTTCCTTGCAATTAGTTATTTAACGTTTAATAAAAGAGACGTAACGGCATAA
- a CDS encoding ABC transporter ATP-binding protein has translation MGVKPVVELKNLSKTIGKKKIIDNLNLSLYPGQITGFLGPNGAGKTTTIRMMVGLMKPSEGDVLIEGKSLKEDFEGSVSKVGVIVENPEMYKFMSGYKNLLHFARMHDGVTKARIDEVIAQVGMQNRIHEKVSTYSLGMRQRLGLAQALLHRPKFLILDEPTNGLDPAGIREFRMYLRKIAQEEGVSVFVSSHMLSEIELMCDRIAIIQNGKLIDVEETADTEKSHYYIEALPTTLVESILVAEGFTVELNNDGFIIEAEKEQIPMLMKKLAMEEIELFAVNPYRKTLEDQFLEITGGGQIAEAHTK, from the coding sequence GTGGGTGTAAAACCAGTAGTAGAGTTGAAGAATTTATCGAAAACAATCGGTAAGAAAAAAATCATCGATAATTTGAATCTGTCGTTGTATCCAGGTCAAATTACAGGGTTTCTCGGGCCGAACGGGGCTGGGAAAACAACAACAATCCGGATGATGGTTGGATTAATGAAACCATCTGAGGGTGATGTATTAATCGAGGGAAAGTCATTAAAAGAAGACTTTGAAGGCAGCGTTTCAAAGGTCGGCGTTATTGTCGAGAACCCGGAGATGTATAAGTTCATGTCAGGGTATAAAAACTTGCTTCATTTCGCAAGAATGCATGACGGCGTAACAAAAGCGCGAATTGACGAGGTTATTGCGCAAGTTGGCATGCAAAATCGAATTCATGAGAAAGTGTCGACGTATTCACTTGGGATGCGCCAACGACTTGGGCTTGCACAAGCTCTTTTACACCGACCGAAGTTTTTGATACTCGATGAACCGACTAACGGACTAGATCCGGCGGGAATTCGTGAGTTCCGGATGTATTTGCGTAAGATTGCGCAGGAGGAAGGCGTTTCAGTTTTTGTTTCCAGTCATATGTTGTCTGAAATTGAATTGATGTGTGATCGGATTGCGATTATCCAAAATGGAAAGTTAATCGATGTCGAAGAGACGGCTGATACCGAAAAATCGCATTACTATATCGAAGCTTTGCCAACTACCTTGGTTGAAAGCATACTAGTAGCAGAAGGTTTCACGGTTGAATTAAATAATGATGGATTTATTATCGAGGCTGAAAAAGAACAGATTCCAATGCTAATGAAAAAACTTGCTATGGAAGAGATTGAGCTGTTCGCGGTTAATCCGTATCGTAAAACGCTTGAAGATCAATTCTTAGAAATCACAGGAGGTGGCCAAATTGCTGAAGCTCATACAAAATGA